In Haliaeetus albicilla chromosome 12, bHalAlb1.1, whole genome shotgun sequence, a genomic segment contains:
- the NARF gene encoding nuclear prelamin A recognition factor: protein MKCENCTKKECSKKQKNDDTQSTSVDALSSNDGFEEKNEFHTLANAKILLSDCLACDNCMTSEEGARVFQQNQKELFRILNLNKKCDTSKHKVLAVSICPQSLPYFAAKFNLSVNDAAKRLCGFLKSLGVHYVFDTTIAADFSILESQREFVQRYQRRNQEEHALPMFASACPGWIRYAERVLTNLVTSHICTAKSPQQIMGSLVKGYFARQQNLSPDKIFHVIVAPCYDKKLEALREDFYTALYNSQEVDCVLTSGEIVQIMEQKNVSMKDVTEVAVDSLFDEIKEGDVVRHDGKRSDGYLEHIFKHAAKELFGMDVKEITYKALKNKDFQEVTLEKDGETVLRFAAAYGFRNIQNMVLKLKKGKFLYHFVEVLACPGGCLNGKGQAQTEDGKPDKALLNQMEEVYAAIPVRLPETNMHVQKMYQDWLEGMDSKKVQETLHTKYSAVNQTASSLDIKW, encoded by the exons ATGAAGTGCGAGAACTGCACCAAAAAG gaatgcagtaaaaaacagaaaaacgATGATACGCAAAGTACATCTGTTGATGCATTGAGTTCAAATGATGGTTTTGAAGAG aaaaatgaatttcatACATTGGCTAATGCTAAAATACTCCTTAGCGACTGCCTAGCTTGTGACAATTGTATGACATCAGAAGAAGGAGCCAGAGTTTTCCAACAGAATCAGAAGGAGCTCTTTCGTATTCTTAACCTTAATAAG AAATGTGATACCTCAAAACACAAAGTGTTGGCAGTGTCTATATGCCCTCAGTCATTGCCTTATTTTGCTGCTAAATTCAATCTCTCTGTGAATGATGCAGCCAAGAGACTCTGTGGTTTCCTGAAAAGTCTCG GGGTGCATTATGTATTTGACACCACTATAGCTGCTGATTTCAGTATCCTGGAGAGCCAGAGGGAATTTGTGCAGCGGTATCAACGGAGGAACCAGGAGGAGCATGCCTTACCAATGTTTGCCTCTGCTTGCCCTG GTTGGATCCGGTATGCTGAAAGGGTACTTACCAATCTTGTGACCTCTCACATTTGCACTGCAAAGTCTCCACAGCAGATCATGGGCTCCCTGGTGAAAGGCTACTTTGCCAGGCAGCAG AACTTGTCTCCTGATAAAATTTTCCATGTAATTGTGGCGCCTTGTTATGACAAAAAACTGGAAGCCTTGCGGGAAGATTTCTACACTGCCTTGTATAATTCGCAAGAAGTTGATTGTGTTCTGACATCAG GTGAAATTGTCCAAataatggaacagaaaaatgtgtctATGAAAGATGTGACTGAAGTAGCTGTAGATAGTTT GTTTGATGAAATAAAGGAGGGAGATGTAGTAAGGCATGATGGGAAGAGATCCGATGGTTACCTGgaacacatttttaaacatgCTGCAAAGGAGCTTTTTGGCATGGATGTCAAGGAAATCACTTACAAAGCATTAAA GAACAAGGACTTTCAAGAAGTTACCCTTGAAAAAGATGGTGAGACAGTGCTACGTTTTGCAGCAGCTTACGGCTTTAGAAATATCCAAAACATGGTTCTGAAgttgaaaaaaggaaagtttttaTACCATTTTGTAGAAGTCCTTGCCTGCCCAGGAG GCTGCCTAAATGGAAAAGGTCAGGCACAAACTGAAGATGGAAAACCAGATAAAGCACTGCTTAACCAGATGGAAGAAGTGTATGCTGCAATACCTGTTAGGCTTCCAGAAACCAACATGCACGTACAAAAGATGTACCAGGACTGGCTGGAAGGCATGGACTCTAAGAAGGTCCAGGAAACTTTGCACACCAAATACAGTGCAGTAAATCAAACAGCAAGCAGTTTGGATATCAAATGGTAA